A single genomic interval of Synergistaceae bacterium harbors:
- a CDS encoding tripartite tricarboxylate transporter permease: MTETLSLMGLGFINALYPVNLLAMTAGVTIGIIIGCLPGLSAAMGVALLLPMTFSMEASTGMIMLGAIYCGAIFGGSISAILIHTPGTPASAATAIEGYQMTLKGQAGKALGTACIASFFGGLLSCISLYFFAPLLGKLAMAFGSPEYFWLSIFGLTIIAGVSSKSMVKGLMSGALGLLLSTIGMDPMQGVKRFMFGQASLYEGINVTCALIGLFSMSQALTLAEAKIRQRARAAKFNDRMILTKDELKEIAPTIGRSWIIGNLVGILPGAGASIACFMGYNTARQFSKHKELFGHGSYEGVAGSEAANNAVTGGSLIPMLTLGIPGESVTAVLMGGLIIQGLTPGPNLFVGETAKMTYTFFAGFVLIQFFMLGIGLLGCRGFAHIARLSDAILIPSVTILCVVGSFAIHQNYVDVVIMLIFGIIGWLARKFGLNNAAIVLALILGPIGEKGLRRSLLLSGGDPRILFSTPVCWVLIALCVLGILSPILMDRMAPKEDE; this comes from the coding sequence ATGACTGAGACATTATCCCTGATGGGGCTCGGCTTCATCAATGCACTCTACCCCGTCAACCTCCTCGCAATGACCGCAGGCGTAACCATCGGCATCATTATCGGCTGTCTGCCCGGACTGTCGGCGGCTATGGGTGTCGCGCTGCTTCTGCCCATGACGTTCTCGATGGAAGCATCAACGGGAATGATTATGCTCGGCGCGATATACTGCGGGGCAATTTTCGGCGGCTCAATCTCGGCGATTCTGATTCACACGCCCGGAACTCCCGCAAGTGCCGCAACAGCGATTGAGGGCTACCAGATGACCCTGAAGGGGCAGGCCGGGAAAGCACTCGGCACGGCATGTATCGCGTCGTTCTTCGGAGGGTTGCTGTCGTGCATATCGCTGTACTTCTTCGCGCCTCTGCTCGGAAAGTTAGCGATGGCTTTCGGTTCGCCGGAATACTTCTGGCTGTCGATTTTCGGCCTCACGATTATTGCCGGAGTGTCGTCAAAGTCTATGGTCAAGGGACTGATGAGCGGTGCGCTCGGCCTTCTGCTCTCCACAATCGGAATGGACCCCATGCAGGGAGTCAAACGCTTCATGTTCGGGCAGGCTTCGCTGTACGAGGGGATAAACGTTACGTGCGCGTTAATCGGTCTGTTCTCGATGAGCCAAGCACTTACGCTAGCTGAGGCCAAGATTCGGCAGAGAGCCCGTGCCGCGAAGTTCAACGACAGGATGATACTCACGAAGGACGAGCTGAAGGAGATTGCTCCGACTATCGGGCGTTCGTGGATAATCGGCAACCTCGTGGGCATTCTGCCCGGAGCAGGAGCGTCAATCGCGTGCTTCATGGGCTACAACACAGCGCGTCAGTTCTCGAAGCACAAGGAGCTGTTCGGGCACGGAAGCTATGAGGGAGTAGCGGGTTCTGAGGCTGCGAACAACGCAGTAACGGGCGGCTCGCTCATCCCGATGCTGACGCTGGGCATTCCCGGCGAGAGCGTTACTGCTGTCCTCATGGGAGGCCTGATAATTCAGGGACTGACTCCCGGACCGAATCTCTTTGTCGGCGAGACGGCCAAGATGACTTACACGTTCTTTGCTGGGTTCGTGCTGATTCAGTTCTTCATGCTGGGTATCGGCCTTCTCGGATGCAGGGGCTTCGCGCACATTGCACGTCTCTCTGACGCAATACTCATCCCGTCAGTAACAATCTTGTGTGTCGTGGGGTCATTTGCGATTCATCAGAATTATGTTGACGTGGTGATAATGCTCATCTTTGGCATTATAGGCTGGCTCGCACGGAAATTCGGCCTCAATAACGCGGCTATAGTCCTCGCGCTTATACTCGGACCTATAGGCGAAAAAGGGTTACGGCGTTCACTTCTGCTTTCGGGCGGAGATCCGCGAATACTCTTCTCCACGCCGGTGTGCTGGGTACTGATTGCGTTGTGCGTGCTGGGAATCCTGTCGCCTATCCTCATGGACAGGATGGCACCCAAAGAGGACGAATGA
- the hflK gene encoding FtsH protease activity modulator HflK yields the protein MRQEKFLVPIVVVIAAIALTAFDGFYTVGEQEQAVITMFGNIVRTDTAGLYFKLPFIQRVHIVDMTTHGTGIGYSTDSKGRSTQREDESIMITSDFNFVNIDFYLEYKVSDPVAYLYNSDTPENILRNMLLACIRSTVADYPVDEVITTAKSEIQTSVREKLTEMLSASGIGLQCVNLTVQDAEPPTDKIIQAFKEVETARQARETMINSAKKYQSEQLPAAEAKADQVIQKAEAVKTARIAEAKGQTARFTNMYEEYKAYPLITKQRLFYEALEAVLPEAKVIITDGESQKLLPVDKF from the coding sequence ATGAGGCAGGAGAAATTTCTTGTACCGATTGTTGTAGTTATAGCCGCAATCGCACTGACAGCCTTTGACGGCTTCTACACTGTCGGCGAGCAGGAACAGGCAGTAATCACAATGTTCGGGAACATCGTACGCACCGACACGGCGGGACTCTACTTCAAGCTGCCGTTCATCCAGAGGGTTCACATCGTGGACATGACGACTCACGGAACGGGAATAGGCTACAGCACCGACAGCAAAGGACGGAGCACCCAGCGCGAGGATGAAAGCATCATGATAACGTCAGATTTCAACTTCGTGAACATAGACTTCTACCTTGAGTACAAAGTCTCTGACCCTGTCGCGTACCTCTACAACTCCGACACGCCGGAGAACATCCTCCGCAACATGCTTCTTGCGTGCATTCGGAGCACCGTAGCAGATTACCCGGTCGATGAGGTCATAACTACGGCCAAGAGCGAGATTCAGACTTCCGTGCGCGAGAAGCTCACCGAAATGCTCAGTGCGAGCGGTATCGGCCTTCAGTGCGTGAACCTGACCGTACAGGATGCCGAGCCTCCGACAGACAAAATCATTCAGGCGTTCAAGGAAGTTGAGACGGCACGTCAGGCGCGCGAGACAATGATTAACTCGGCCAAGAAATACCAGTCCGAACAGCTGCCGGCCGCAGAGGCAAAAGCTGACCAGGTCATACAGAAGGCCGAAGCCGTTAAGACTGCCCGCATCGCAGAAGCTAAGGGACAGACGGCGCGCTTCACGAACATGTACGAGGAATACAAGGCTTATCCGTTAATCACGAAGCAGAGGCTGTTCTACGAGGCTTTAGAGGCGGTTCTGCCGGAAGCCAAAGTGATAATCACCGACGGGGAATCACAGAAGCTGCTTCCTGTCGACAAGTTTTAG
- a CDS encoding protease modulator HflC has protein sequence MRGLIVKIGLAVVAAVVALAVMFCCYIVGPNEYAALFKFGKIVSVSGTPGIKFMIPGVNTVRKISKKLHLYDIPRSGVITKDKKSMIADNYVTWRVTDPVKYIQTLNAIEARARERIEAAVYNAIKNVISSMTQDEVIEARGGKLSTKIAEDSNSDIGMYGIAIVQTEIKALDLPNDNKAAVYERMISERQNIAASFTAEGSSEAQKIRNRTDREAAVKLAEAEQSADVIIAEGEAEYMRILQTAYNTPEKAEFYNFLRSLDALKKSLTGKGEKIIILDKNSEIGRIIYGQ, from the coding sequence ATGAGAGGATTAATCGTGAAAATAGGGCTTGCTGTTGTTGCGGCAGTTGTTGCGCTGGCTGTGATGTTCTGCTGTTACATTGTCGGGCCGAACGAGTACGCGGCACTGTTCAAGTTCGGCAAGATAGTATCTGTGAGCGGGACTCCGGGAATAAAGTTCATGATTCCTGGCGTGAACACAGTGCGGAAAATCTCGAAGAAGCTCCACCTGTACGACATACCCAGAAGCGGAGTGATTACTAAGGACAAGAAGTCCATGATTGCAGATAACTATGTTACGTGGCGGGTAACAGACCCCGTGAAGTACATACAGACCCTCAACGCCATAGAAGCCCGTGCGCGCGAACGCATTGAAGCTGCGGTGTACAACGCAATCAAGAACGTAATTTCGTCGATGACTCAGGATGAAGTTATAGAGGCTCGGGGCGGAAAGCTCTCGACGAAGATTGCGGAGGACTCGAACTCCGATATAGGCATGTACGGCATCGCAATCGTTCAGACGGAGATTAAGGCACTTGACCTGCCCAACGACAACAAAGCGGCAGTGTACGAGCGCATGATTTCCGAGCGTCAGAACATCGCAGCATCGTTCACGGCGGAAGGGAGCTCTGAGGCGCAGAAGATACGCAACCGCACGGACAGGGAAGCGGCGGTAAAGCTCGCTGAGGCGGAACAGAGCGCAGATGTTATCATCGCTGAAGGAGAAGCCGAGTACATGAGGATTCTGCAGACGGCGTACAACACTCCAGAGAAGGCGGAGTTCTACAACTTCCTGCGTTCGCTCGATGCCCTGAAGAAGTCATTAACCGGCAAGGGCGAGAAGATTATAATACTGGACAAGAACTCGGAAATCGGCCGTATAATTTACGGACAATAA
- a CDS encoding transporter substrate-binding domain-containing protein: protein MKKVFAVIVMLGVLASGASAEVVGTLYSSVGGGPEIMPLSAYVLDAGLSASERSVKYYGSLAQMQLALSRGEIAAMSAPEFVGEYMLRNNPALTLRGFLLLKMPVALAFGFLEEKSELCARFSKAVQDMEAEGKIGILARDYISGPAAQNPPAVKFEEFGDAETITVALTGDMPPLDYVGADGEPAGFNTAILAEIGRRLHANIKTITVETGSRAPALKSGRADVVFWFQVFEGYDVQPDVPEGVITSTPYFGWNKVMLIGAKQ, encoded by the coding sequence ATGAAGAAAGTTTTTGCGGTTATTGTCATGCTGGGCGTGCTTGCGTCCGGCGCGTCGGCGGAAGTCGTCGGAACTCTCTACAGCAGCGTGGGCGGCGGTCCTGAGATAATGCCGCTGTCCGCGTACGTTCTTGATGCAGGGCTCTCTGCGTCAGAACGTTCTGTGAAGTATTACGGCTCTCTTGCACAGATGCAGTTAGCCTTGAGCAGGGGAGAAATCGCGGCAATGTCTGCTCCTGAGTTCGTCGGCGAGTACATGCTAAGGAACAATCCGGCTCTGACTTTGCGGGGGTTCTTGCTGTTGAAGATGCCTGTTGCTCTTGCGTTCGGCTTTCTCGAGGAGAAATCGGAGCTGTGCGCACGTTTCAGCAAGGCAGTGCAGGACATGGAGGCAGAAGGGAAGATAGGGATACTTGCGCGCGACTACATTTCCGGCCCGGCCGCCCAGAACCCTCCTGCGGTGAAGTTCGAGGAGTTCGGCGACGCAGAGACCATAACCGTAGCTCTTACGGGCGACATGCCTCCGCTGGACTACGTCGGTGCAGACGGAGAACCTGCTGGCTTCAACACAGCAATTCTCGCGGAGATCGGCCGCCGTCTTCACGCGAACATCAAGACCATAACGGTCGAGACGGGCTCGCGTGCTCCTGCGCTGAAGTCCGGCCGTGCTGATGTCGTGTTCTGGTTTCAGGTCTTTGAGGGCTATGACGTACAGCCTGACGTTCCCGAAGGCGTAATCACGTCAACGCCGTACTTCGGGTGGAATAAAGTAATGCTTATCGGTGCAAAGCAATAG
- a CDS encoding nodulation protein NfeD, translated as MRKILAVIMLLLLCGCAHARSTVTLAPLRGTVGVQMEEYVKDVIADAEASSSSLIVFELDTPGGLVEAMRGIVQAILASRVPVAVWVPPGGRAASAGAFIVQAAHIAAMSPGTNIGAAHPVTAGGKDIDGDTMTSKVMNDLKAQMRSVVQLRGRNQEITERMIEESISLTATEALRAKAIDLIAGDVNSLIKAVRGRRGISIDDDVVVARVSMSFSERVIQFVSSPEIAYMLLSGGIMAIFFEVITPGGFILGTTGGVMLLLGAIGLKMLPFNWAGIVLILAGIILMAIDLYAGTGGLLSLLGLPVFCLGGVFLFRAPGGELLQISMTFIVGIAVALGICFGLAAYLVVKGLRRRVTTGKPGMIGERAEILTNISSDAAGQVKCRGEIWSARTEEGRLLQGTYGVVKSLDGMTLIVSRE; from the coding sequence ATGAGAAAGATACTTGCAGTTATTATGCTGTTATTGCTGTGCGGCTGTGCACACGCCCGAAGCACCGTAACCCTCGCACCCCTGCGCGGGACAGTCGGCGTACAGATGGAGGAGTACGTCAAAGACGTGATAGCTGACGCAGAAGCATCGTCTTCCTCGCTGATAGTTTTCGAGCTCGACACACCCGGCGGACTCGTCGAGGCAATGCGCGGAATCGTTCAGGCGATTCTTGCTTCACGAGTCCCCGTAGCGGTCTGGGTTCCACCGGGCGGACGTGCGGCCAGCGCAGGAGCGTTCATCGTTCAGGCGGCGCACATCGCGGCAATGTCCCCCGGCACGAACATCGGCGCGGCTCACCCCGTTACGGCGGGCGGAAAGGACATTGACGGCGACACGATGACCAGCAAGGTCATGAACGACCTCAAAGCACAGATGCGCAGTGTCGTACAGCTTCGCGGGCGCAATCAGGAAATCACGGAAAGGATGATTGAGGAGAGCATCTCCCTCACCGCAACCGAAGCCCTTAGAGCCAAAGCAATAGACCTCATCGCCGGAGACGTGAACAGCCTCATCAAGGCAGTGCGCGGAAGACGCGGCATATCGATTGATGATGACGTTGTTGTTGCGCGGGTCAGTATGTCGTTCAGCGAGAGGGTTATACAGTTCGTGTCCAGCCCTGAAATCGCGTACATGCTTCTTTCCGGCGGAATCATGGCTATCTTCTTCGAGGTCATAACTCCCGGCGGATTCATTCTCGGCACAACAGGAGGAGTTATGCTTCTGCTCGGAGCAATCGGCCTGAAGATGCTTCCCTTCAACTGGGCGGGAATTGTCCTCATTCTCGCAGGAATAATCCTCATGGCTATAGATCTCTACGCAGGAACAGGCGGACTTCTCTCACTGCTGGGGCTTCCTGTGTTCTGTCTCGGCGGAGTGTTCCTGTTCAGAGCACCGGGCGGAGAACTGCTGCAGATCTCGATGACGTTCATTGTGGGCATAGCTGTAGCTCTGGGGATATGTTTCGGGTTAGCGGCGTATCTTGTCGTCAAGGGACTGCGCAGGAGAGTAACAACCGGCAAGCCCGGAATGATAGGCGAACGCGCGGAAATCCTCACAAACATAAGCTCGGACGCTGCAGGACAGGTGAAGTGTCGCGGCGAGATATGGAGTGCACGGACAGAGGAAGGCCGACTTCTTCAAGGCACGTACGGAGTCGTGAAATCTCTCGACGGAATGACGCTCATAGTTTCGCGGGAGTGA
- a CDS encoding dicarboxylate/amino acid:cation symporter → METITYRTAGTSMLIKIAVGFFLGILFGFLAAPLLHDTPLLSNHIMPFLDLSGQIFLRLLTMVIVPLVFSSLIASIAIIGDTKKLGRIGAKTVALFLVTTFIAVFVGIVCANLFKPGSSIDIPPGLHSYSASPKPIRDVILDIFPVNPIAAMVNADMLQIIVFALFCGIACLFAGETGKRIAVFFGRMSELMEALTSIVMWFAPYGVFALMATTAADFGLSLVKPFAKIIAAVYVGCAVHALAVYSLMIAGFCRKSPSWFFKGVREAAITAFVTRSSAVTLPVTMENVRHNLGVSKEISSFVLPLGATINMDGTAIYQVVCALFVARAFNIPMTFSLYVSIIVAATLASIGAAGVPGAGLVMLAMVLTSSGLPVEGVGLVAGIDVVLSSARTFLNVMGDAAVCAVVASSEGEDLTQDKQSGRMPAVNYGA, encoded by the coding sequence ATGGAGACGATAACCTACAGAACCGCCGGAACTTCCATGCTCATAAAGATAGCTGTTGGTTTCTTTCTGGGAATACTCTTCGGCTTTCTGGCTGCGCCGCTTCTTCATGATACTCCGCTGCTCAGCAATCACATCATGCCCTTCCTCGACCTGAGCGGGCAGATTTTCCTGCGTCTGCTGACTATGGTTATTGTCCCTCTGGTGTTCTCGTCCCTTATCGCCAGCATAGCCATCATCGGCGACACAAAGAAGCTCGGCCGAATCGGTGCAAAGACTGTCGCGCTGTTTCTGGTTACGACGTTCATTGCTGTATTCGTCGGTATTGTGTGCGCAAACCTCTTCAAGCCCGGCTCGAGCATAGATATTCCTCCGGGACTGCACAGCTATTCCGCCTCACCGAAGCCGATAAGGGACGTAATACTAGACATATTCCCTGTGAACCCGATAGCCGCGATGGTGAATGCTGACATGCTGCAGATAATAGTGTTCGCACTTTTCTGCGGGATAGCTTGCCTGTTCGCAGGAGAGACCGGCAAAAGAATAGCTGTCTTCTTCGGGAGAATGTCGGAGCTGATGGAGGCACTCACCAGCATAGTGATGTGGTTTGCGCCGTACGGAGTCTTTGCGCTGATGGCGACGACTGCTGCGGATTTCGGGCTGTCTCTGGTAAAACCCTTCGCTAAGATAATTGCCGCAGTGTACGTCGGCTGTGCGGTTCATGCCCTTGCTGTGTACTCGCTGATGATTGCAGGGTTCTGCAGGAAGTCTCCTTCGTGGTTCTTCAAGGGAGTGCGCGAAGCGGCAATAACGGCGTTCGTAACGCGTTCAAGTGCCGTAACCCTGCCCGTAACAATGGAGAATGTCCGCCACAATCTGGGCGTGTCGAAGGAGATAAGTTCGTTCGTGCTTCCTCTGGGTGCAACCATCAACATGGACGGTACGGCAATCTATCAGGTAGTCTGCGCGCTGTTCGTCGCTAGGGCGTTCAACATCCCGATGACGTTCAGCCTCTACGTGAGCATTATTGTCGCCGCGACTCTCGCATCAATCGGTGCGGCCGGTGTTCCCGGAGCAGGACTCGTGATGCTCGCAATGGTGCTGACCAGTTCGGGGCTTCCTGTCGAGGGAGTCGGGCTCGTCGCAGGAATTGATGTAGTGCTGAGTTCCGCGAGGACGTTCTTGAACGTTATGGGTGATGCGGCTGTGTGTGCTGTAGTGGCTTCCAGCGAGGGAGAGGATTTGACGCAAGATAAACAGAGTGGTAGAATGCCCGCTGTGAACTACGGGGCGTAG
- a CDS encoding DUF362 domain-containing protein, which produces MSHIYNIYGTNSHTMTLQLLEASDAVKLVPSGGSVALKPNLVVAGDPDNGATTHAGVLSGCIEYFREHGVRDISIIEGSWVGDNTQRAMKAAGYDEVCRKYDVPFYDLKHDKTRAVSTEIGNIDVCVRALDAGLLVNLPVLKGHCQTVMTCALKNLKGCLPDKEKRRFHAIGLTRPIAALGAALKTGLIIVDSICGDLNFEEGGDPVHTNRMYLGTDLVQIDAYGAGLMGLELDRVPYILIAEKWGAGSTAISEGDIITLNAPVNAGSYPKPSRRVASLTKNVHEDSACSACYAALVRALHVNSAGMSRSICIGQGWKGKKLPEGSLGVGNCCAGAGVCVKGCPPSAKDIADKFGA; this is translated from the coding sequence ATGAGCCATATCTATAACATTTACGGCACGAACTCTCACACAATGACCCTGCAACTCCTCGAGGCCTCCGACGCAGTGAAGCTCGTACCTTCCGGCGGGAGCGTTGCGCTGAAACCGAATCTTGTCGTTGCTGGAGACCCTGACAACGGGGCAACCACACACGCGGGAGTTCTGTCGGGGTGCATCGAGTATTTCCGCGAGCACGGAGTCCGGGACATCAGCATCATCGAAGGGAGCTGGGTAGGAGACAACACACAGCGCGCGATGAAGGCTGCAGGTTATGACGAAGTCTGCAGGAAGTACGACGTTCCGTTCTACGACCTTAAGCACGACAAGACGCGTGCAGTCTCTACAGAAATCGGGAACATTGATGTGTGCGTCCGTGCACTCGATGCCGGGCTTCTGGTGAATCTTCCCGTGCTCAAGGGACACTGCCAGACAGTAATGACCTGCGCCCTCAAGAACCTCAAGGGCTGCCTTCCCGACAAGGAGAAGAGACGCTTTCACGCAATAGGGCTCACACGGCCGATAGCTGCTCTTGGTGCGGCACTGAAGACGGGGCTAATCATCGTGGACAGCATCTGCGGAGACCTGAACTTTGAGGAGGGCGGAGACCCCGTGCACACAAACAGGATGTATCTCGGCACTGACCTAGTACAGATTGACGCATACGGGGCAGGACTTATGGGGCTGGAGCTCGACAGAGTGCCCTACATACTGATTGCGGAGAAGTGGGGGGCGGGCAGCACAGCCATAAGTGAGGGCGACATCATCACGCTCAACGCCCCCGTAAACGCAGGGAGCTACCCGAAACCGTCAAGGAGAGTTGCGAGCCTCACGAAGAACGTTCATGAGGACTCGGCGTGCTCTGCGTGCTATGCTGCTCTGGTGAGGGCACTGCACGTCAACTCAGCGGGCATGAGCAGAAGCATCTGCATCGGGCAGGGCTGGAAGGGCAAGAAGCTGCCGGAAGGTTCGCTCGGTGTCGGGAATTGCTGTGCTGGAGCTGGTGTGTGCGTAAAGGGCTGTCCTCCGAGCGCGAAAGACATTGCTGACAAGTTTGGTGCGTAA
- a CDS encoding dicarboxylate/amino acid:cation symporter encodes MYRTGRMPLLLKIAIGFFLGIIFGFIAAPMLPTSPVLKDTVMPFLDLIGRIFLRLLTMLIVPLVFSSLVAGAASVGDARKLGRIGIKTIILYLITTAVAIVLGLLIGNLIQPGTGMNIPANLTQSVREAKPVYDVILDIFPSNPVASMVNANMLQIIVFALFVGVACVLAGEKGLKVAAFFENFAEVMYSVTHMVMSTAPYGVFALIATTAARFGMALLAPFVKVISAVYIGCIVHAVVVYSLLIILGCHRSPLWYFRGIREAAITAFVTRSSSGTLPVTLSNVRNNLGVSEGISSFVLPLGATINMDGTALYQGVCALFVAQAFNVPMTLAMQINIVVTATLASVGTAGVPGAGLIMLTMVLTSVGLPVEGIALLAGIDVVLDAARTCLNVVGDTAVCATVAVTEGETLKD; translated from the coding sequence ATGTACAGAACCGGCAGGATGCCCCTTCTCCTCAAAATCGCAATCGGCTTCTTTCTGGGAATAATCTTCGGCTTCATCGCCGCACCAATGCTCCCAACTTCCCCTGTCCTCAAGGACACCGTTATGCCGTTCCTTGACCTCATCGGGAGAATCTTCCTGCGCCTCCTGACCATGCTCATTGTGCCGCTGGTCTTCTCGTCGCTTGTAGCTGGTGCCGCAAGTGTCGGTGATGCCCGCAAGCTCGGGCGCATCGGCATCAAGACGATAATCCTCTACCTCATCACTACAGCGGTCGCCATCGTTCTCGGACTGTTAATCGGAAACCTCATCCAGCCCGGTACAGGCATGAACATTCCCGCGAACCTCACTCAGAGCGTCAGGGAAGCAAAGCCCGTCTATGATGTAATACTCGACATCTTCCCGAGCAACCCCGTAGCCTCGATGGTCAATGCCAACATGCTGCAGATTATCGTGTTCGCGCTGTTCGTCGGAGTTGCGTGCGTCCTCGCTGGTGAGAAAGGGCTCAAAGTTGCGGCGTTCTTCGAGAACTTTGCGGAGGTAATGTACTCGGTTACTCATATGGTCATGAGCACTGCACCTTACGGCGTTTTTGCCCTCATCGCCACGACTGCCGCAAGATTCGGAATGGCTCTGCTCGCTCCGTTCGTGAAGGTAATCTCCGCCGTGTACATCGGGTGCATCGTTCATGCTGTCGTAGTCTACTCGCTGCTGATCATTCTGGGCTGCCACAGGTCGCCGCTCTGGTACTTCAGGGGAATACGCGAGGCGGCAATTACTGCCTTCGTTACGCGCTCGAGCTCGGGAACTCTGCCCGTAACTCTCTCTAACGTCCGCAACAATCTCGGCGTGTCTGAGGGTATCAGCTCGTTCGTCCTGCCTCTCGGAGCAACTATTAACATGGATGGTACGGCACTCTATCAGGGCGTGTGCGCGCTGTTCGTGGCTCAGGCCTTCAACGTTCCGATGACGCTTGCGATGCAGATAAACATAGTGGTAACTGCTACGCTGGCTTCCGTCGGTACGGCAGGAGTTCCGGGCGCGGGGTTAATCATGCTCACGATGGTTCTTACTAGCGTCGGGCTTCCCGTCGAAGGAATCGCTCTCTTGGCCGGAATTGACGTTGTGCTCGATGCCGCGCGTACGTGCCTTAACGTCGTGGGTGATACCGCAGTCTGTGCGACCGTCGCCGTAACCGAAGGAGAAACCCTCAAAGACTGA
- the der gene encoding ribosome biogenesis GTPase Der, producing MSTIIAIVGRPNVGKSSLFNRLTGTRNAIVDDMPGVTRDRLYGEAEHRGRKFYVIDTGGIFGTDTAFSSGIRAHVQAAVEECDAVIFLVDGREGLTSSDEEIASFLRKGNKPVVVAVNKLDDPKHDIMMNDAYSLGFENVFSVSALHKRGLDDLLDALTELLPPDIEGESSESADEIRLVIAGKPNVGKSSLLNRITGAERSLVSPVAGTTRDPVDTAITVDGQAFRIIDTAGLRRRAKFDGDLEYYSFVRTLGAVDRSDVALLLMDAREPCTDQDKRTASLIVEKGKGIVIVLNKWDLMSGEDTAGKLMKKIRDEMPFLSYAPVIFASAMNRRGVGKILDTVRTVYANRQKRIPTNQLNRLMRDVLAFDRLPSDRKGRALKVYYCSQAESEPPTFIFFVNSPELVNTGFENHVKNKLRELEDFTGTPIRTFWRGKEKE from the coding sequence ATGAGCACGATAATAGCTATAGTCGGCCGTCCTAACGTCGGCAAGTCCTCGCTCTTCAACCGTCTGACCGGGACACGTAATGCGATCGTCGACGACATGCCCGGAGTTACGCGGGACAGGCTTTACGGCGAGGCGGAGCACAGGGGCAGGAAGTTCTACGTCATCGACACGGGCGGAATCTTCGGGACAGATACGGCGTTCAGTTCGGGGATACGCGCGCATGTTCAGGCGGCGGTGGAGGAGTGCGACGCGGTAATCTTTCTCGTTGACGGACGCGAAGGCCTGACGAGCTCGGACGAGGAGATAGCTTCATTCCTGCGCAAGGGGAACAAGCCTGTAGTTGTTGCCGTGAACAAGCTCGATGACCCCAAGCATGACATCATGATGAACGACGCGTACTCTCTGGGCTTCGAGAACGTTTTTTCGGTGAGCGCACTGCACAAGAGGGGGCTTGATGACCTCCTCGACGCACTAACGGAGCTTTTGCCGCCCGACATTGAGGGTGAAAGTTCCGAATCCGCTGACGAAATCAGACTGGTGATTGCTGGCAAGCCCAATGTGGGCAAGTCCTCACTCCTGAACAGGATAACGGGGGCTGAACGTTCGCTGGTGAGCCCTGTTGCCGGAACGACGCGCGACCCTGTTGACACGGCAATAACTGTGGACGGCCAGGCTTTCAGGATAATCGACACTGCGGGGCTTAGGCGGCGGGCCAAGTTCGACGGCGACCTCGAGTATTACTCGTTCGTTCGGACATTGGGGGCAGTGGACAGGTCGGACGTTGCGCTTCTGCTGATGGACGCGCGCGAACCCTGCACTGACCAAGACAAACGCACGGCCTCGCTAATCGTCGAGAAGGGCAAGGGCATCGTGATTGTACTGAACAAGTGGGACTTGATGAGCGGCGAGGACACTGCAGGGAAGCTCATGAAGAAGATCCGCGACGAGATGCCGTTCTTGAGCTATGCGCCGGTGATATTTGCCTCTGCGATGAACAGACGCGGGGTAGGCAAGATACTCGATACAGTTCGGACAGTTTACGCGAACCGTCAGAAGCGAATCCCGACGAACCAGCTCAACCGGCTGATGAGGGATGTTCTGGCGTTTGACCGTCTGCCCAGCGACAGGAAGGGACGCGCGCTGAAAGTGTATTACTGTTCGCAGGCAGAGAGTGAGCCGCCGACGTTCATCTTCTTTGTGAACAGCCCGGAACTCGTGAACACGGGCTTTGAGAATCACGTCAAGAACAAGCTGAGGGAGCTGGAAGATTTCACCGGGACACCTATTCGGACATTCTGGCGCGGAAAGGAGAAGGAATAA